ACTGCGATCGTCACATGTTATGCAACTTCGATTTGACCTTACcacatcttcttgacatgAAGCATTGCGCAGACTTCTCTACCTAGTGCCctgaagacatcatcacctccaatAGCCTACCAGCTGCCCCTCACCACCCACACTAACCCCAGTCACTCCCGATGCCGACATCATGACCTCGTTTCATCGCCGCCTGTGCTTTCGCTCAGGAATCAACGCTGACCGTCGCAATCTGCTGCAGACTCACGATATCAACTCACCCAACGACATGGTCATGGACACGGACGATTATATCGGCGTGGCCAACGAGCCAGAGAAGGTCGCCATCATAAATCCCGATAACCTCGAACAAAGCGAAGTCGACCAGCTGCAAGATCTGCCCATGGCCAACGACCGTGCGTACTCCTTCCACTATCCCATTGACTCTTTTCGTTTGGTGCAGACCGTAGGCATCATATGTTTTCTGTCGTGACCACCCTTCCTGAAACTATTTGGCTAACTGTGACGCCTCTAGATGAAGCCATGAGAGAGCTCTGTCTTCCACCCCTCATCGATGAACCGAAAATACTTGGAGACTATGAATACACATGGACTGTCGAAAACTGGCGAAGCTTGAATAAGAAGGAACATGGTCCTATTTTCCAAGCAGGTGGCTTCCCATGGTGCGCCCAAGTTAATCCCGGAACTGCCGTTGCTCTGAATGCTGACGTTCCACTCCTACAGGCGAATTCTGCTTTTCCCACACGGCAACAATATCGACCAATGCTCTATTTATCTTGAACATGGCTTCGACGCTGATAGCGTTCCCGATAACTGGAGCTGCTGTGTTCAATTTGCGCTCGTCCTATGGAACCCGAACGACCCCAGCCTATATGTCCATCACACTGCCCACCATCGATTCACgaaggaagaaggtgatTGGGGTTTCACTCGATTTGTTGAGCACCGCCGAATGTTTAATGTACCATGGGAGGGCAGCAGCCGACCCCTCTGCGAAAATGATACTGCCAACATCACCGCCTATCTTCGccttgtcgaggatgagacGGGTGTTTTGTGGCACAACTTCGCCAACTACGATtccaagaaggagacagGGTATGTTGGACTCAAGAATCAGGGTGCCACCTGCTATCTGAATTCCTTGATGCAATCACTCTATTTCACAAACAAGTTCAGAAAGGTAGTATCTCTTAGCTGTTCTCTTGCATACCAGCAGCTGACTTCTATAGGCTATCTACGAAATTCCTACGGAGGCCGACCCCAGTATGACCAACAGTGCTTATACACTGCAACGACTTTTCTACCAGTTACAAACGTCAGACCAGGCAGTTGGAACCACGGAGCTCACGAAATCTTTCGGCTGGGACACGCGACATATCTTCGAACAACAGGACGTGCAGGAGTTTTCACGTAAGCTcatggagaggatggaagacaagatgaAGGGAACTGCATCGGAGAACGTCCTGCCAGAAATGTTCAgtggcaagatcaagacataCATCTCATGTATCAACGTCGACTATGAGTCCAGCCGAATCGAGGACTTTTGGGACATTCAGCTGAATGTCAGCGGTAACAAGCATCTGCTCGAGAGTTTTGAGGACTACGTTCAGGTCGAAAAGATGGATGGAGAAAACCAATACTTTGCTGGTGATCAGTACAAGCTCCAGGATGCGAACAAAGGTGTCATTTTCAACAGCTTTCCTGACGTGCTCCACCTACAGTTGAAGCGCTTTGAGTACGATATCCAGCGCGacaccatgatgaagatcaatgATCGATATGAGTTCCCCGAGTTTTTTGATGCTGCGCCGTACCTATCCGAGGATGCCGACAAATCTGTTCCATGGACGTATCAGCTTCACAGCGTTCTAGTTCACAGTGGTGATCTGAACGCAGGTCATTACTATGCATTTTTGAAGCCCGAAAAGGACGGATGGTTCTACAAGTACGACGATGATAAGGTCACCAAGGCGACGATGCGCGAAGTGTTGGAAGAGAATTTCGGTGGAGAGTATCAAACCTCCAACGGTTACCCGCGTGCGCCTGTGCAAAAGAAGGCTCCCATTATGCGTCAAAACAGCGCATACATGTTGGTGTATATCCGCCAATCTCGTATAGATGATATCCTGTGTCCGGTTACCAAGGATCATATTCCGCTTCATCTCAGTAAGTATTTTGGCGTTCTTCCTTTGTCTCCTTGCTAACCACCGTAGGGCAAAAatttgaggaagagactgtTCAGCGGGAAGCCCGCAAGAAAGAACAGCGAGAGGCGCATCTGTATATGTGGGCTAAGGTTATCACTGATTACTCGTTTCAACAATTTGGCGGCACAGATTTGTGTCAATTTGATGCAAAGCCTGAGGATCCCGCTGCACCAAAGTTCTACCGCGTGCGTCGCGCGATGACCATGGAGGAGTTTGTTGCGCAAGTTGCATCAGATATGGGCGAAGATCCACGAAGGGTACGGCTTTGGCTCATGGTCAATCGACAGAATAAGACTGTCCGCCCTGACCAACCCATCATGGATCTGCGGCCTACAGTCGACGAGACTTTCTCCCGTTCCGCTGCCCACAGAGATGCTAGTTTACGAGTGTGGGCTGAAGTTGCCGAGGAAGTCGATGCTGACGGAGAGCCAATCTGGCCATCCTACCAGAGTCAGCCCAATGGTGTTATCGTTAAGAATGACACCATCTTACTTCTCCTTAAGCACTTCGATATCGACGCCCAGACACTACGGGGTGTCGGCCATGTCTACAtttccaaggacaagaaagTCGAAGAACTGCTACCAATGATCCTGAAGAAAATGGGATGGGGCGAGAAGCTACctgccgaggagaagcttctgctttgggaggtaagaaaactACTGGCGTTGGACGACCGACGGTAACTAACTCAGAATAGGAGATTAAGCCTACTATGATTGAACCTctcaagcccaagcagtCGCTGAAGGTTGCCGAATTGCAAGACGGAGACATTATCTGCTTCCAACGCACCAAGGCCGGTGT
This region of Fusarium verticillioides 7600 chromosome 3, whole genome shotgun sequence genomic DNA includes:
- a CDS encoding ubiquitin thiolesterase translates to MTHDINSPNDMVMDTDDYIGVANEPEKVAIINPDNLEQSEVDQLQDLPMANDHEAMRELCLPPLIDEPKILGDYEYTWTVENWRSLNKKEHGPIFQAGGFPWRILLFPHGNNIDQCSIYLEHGFDADSVPDNWSCCVQFALVLWNPNDPSLYVHHTAHHRFTKEEGDWGFTRFVEHRRMFNVPWEGSSRPLCENDTANITAYLRLVEDETGVLWHNFANYDSKKETGYVGLKNQGATCYLNSLMQSLYFTNKFRKAIYEIPTEADPSMTNSAYTLQRLFYQLQTSDQAVGTTELTKSFGWDTRHIFEQQDVQEFSRKLMERMEDKMKGTASENVLPEMFSGKIKTYISCINVDYESSRIEDFWDIQLNVSGNKHLLESFEDYVQVEKMDGENQYFAGDQYKLQDANKGVIFNSFPDVLHLQLKRFEYDIQRDTMMKINDRYEFPEFFDAAPYLSEDADKSVPWTYQLHSVLVHSGDLNAGHYYAFLKPEKDGWFYKYDDDKVTKATMREVLEENFGGEYQTSNGYPRAPVQKKAPIMRQNSAYMLVYIRQSRIDDILCPVTKDHIPLHLRQKFEEETVQREARKKEQREAHLYMWAKVITDYSFQQFGGTDLCQFDAKPEDPAAPKFYRVRRAMTMEEFVAQVASDMGEDPRRVRLWLMVNRQNKTVRPDQPIMDLRPTVDETFSRSAAHRDASLRVWAEVAEEVDADGEPIWPSYQSQPNGVIVKNDTILLLLKHFDIDAQTLRGVGHVYISKDKKVEELLPMILKKMGWGEKLPAEEKLLLWEEIKPTMIEPLKPKQSLKVAELQDGDIICFQRTKAGVEKRAGEKISQERSNTSDHFEDAREYYDFLENRRTVKFHPHPTRCDQAQYPPFDLVLNTKITYDTLSERVGAYLDVNPTHIRFWTVNASTQNPKTPVRRGANPTLRQILSPMGSTALNSTQRDDAFYFEVLEMSLTELDTKKSIKVNLLSEGITKEDTYDLLVPKTGTIDDLVEVLIRKAQIPSEAEGGRIRIYETSSNRFYREPLREHPVINLNEFAKIYAERIPQEELNADDTHFIHVFHFHNDVSRVHGVPFKFLVIEGETFADTKKRLEKRTGIKGKSFEKIKIAVVRRANYSKPQYLNDDDVLSSFIQGEDDYLGLDHVDRTRTLRNGVGDLFLK
- a CDS encoding ubiquitin thiolesterase gives rise to the protein MTSFHRRLCFRSGINADRRNLLQTHDINSPNDMVMDTDDYIGVANEPEKVAIINPDNLEQSEVDQLQDLPMANDHEAMRELCLPPLIDEPKILGDYEYTWTVENWRSLNKKEHGPIFQAGGFPWRILLFPHGNNIDQCSIYLEHGFDADSVPDNWSCCVQFALVLWNPNDPSLYVHHTAHHRFTKEEGDWGFTRFVEHRRMFNVPWEGSSRPLCENDTANITAYLRLVEDETGVLWHNFANYDSKKETGYVGLKNQGATCYLNSLMQSLYFTNKFRKAIYEIPTEADPSMTNSAYTLQRLFYQLQTSDQAVGTTELTKSFGWDTRHIFEQQDVQEFSRKLMERMEDKMKGTASENVLPEMFSGKIKTYISCINVDYESSRIEDFWDIQLNVSGNKHLLESFEDYVQVEKMDGENQYFAGDQYKLQDANKGVIFNSFPDVLHLQLKRFEYDIQRDTMMKINDRYEFPEFFDAAPYLSEDADKSVPWTYQLHSVLVHSGDLNAGHYYAFLKPEKDGWFYKYDDDKVTKATMREVLEENFGGEYQTSNGYPRAPVQKKAPIMRQNSAYMLVYIRQSRIDDILCPVTKDHIPLHLRQKFEEETVQREARKKEQREAHLYMWAKVITDYSFQQFGGTDLCQFDAKPEDPAAPKFYRVRRAMTMEEFVAQVASDMGEDPRRVRLWLMVNRQNKTVRPDQPIMDLRPTVDETFSRSAAHRDASLRVWAEVAEEVDADGEPIWPSYQSQPNGVIVKNDTILLLLKHFDIDAQTLRGVGHVYISKDKKVEELLPMILKKMGWGEKLPAEEKLLLWEEIKPTMIEPLKPKQSLKVAELQDGDIICFQRTKAGVEKRAGEKISQERSNTSDHFEDAREYYDFLENRRTVKFHPHPTRCDQAQYPPFDLVLNTKITYDTLSERVGAYLDVNPTHIRFWTVNASTQNPKTPVRRGANPTLRQILSPMGSTALNSTQRDDAFYFEVLEMSLTELDTKKSIKVNLLSEGITKEDTYDLLVPKTGTIDDLVEVLIRKAQIPSEAEGGRIRIYETSSNRFYREPLREHPVINLNEFAKIYAERIPQEELNADDTHFIHVFHFHNDVSRVHGVPFKFLVIEGETFADTKKRLEKRTGIKGKSFEKIKIAVVRRANYSKPQYLNDDDVLSSFIQGEDDYLGLDHVDRTRTLRNGVGDLFLK